In Nomascus leucogenys isolate Asia chromosome 3, Asia_NLE_v1, whole genome shotgun sequence, the genomic window TTAAAGACCTTAATGAGATCAGGTAATTGCTTGGTGAAGCTAAAAATTTTACCTTCAATTAACTGATCAACAGCACCATACATCATCATAACTTCTCACTTCCTTCCACCTCCGTACCATCAAGTCATTTCCTCTAGACGTCTGAACCTGCACTCAGGgtccattttttaaacatttattgagttagTCTGGTCTAATCTACAATTAATGGAAAGTCTGTAGTAATGCAGTTTCCATAAGCAGCTAAGGAAAGCTAAAACCTTGAAAGAGCATGTGAAGCAAACACTTTCTGTTCCTTCTACACTTCTTTGCAATTCATAAAATACtttcagaaatcattttaaaatatttggatttcCTGCTTCCATTTTCTGAATAGATGATGCTGATAAAAAATAGTAGTGATCACAGCCCATCCCAAatagtgtcatttttttttcagtaaactgggtatattttaaataaaactcttGATTGAAATTGAGAAGTGTGAACTGGAAATTGAATGAAATTGCCAAGTCTGAAAGGGAAAAATGGCCAATAAAACCACAGAAGCACTTCCTCTTCAAATTTATGCTGGTAAAAagatgggagaaaacattttcttttagagcTTGTTTAGGCTTAAATAGACCTAAATATGTCCTCCCCTCACCTGTGGCCCAAGTTGGCACCTGTCAAGTGTCTCTGTAGCACTTACAGCCCCTGCCCACTATGCTTTCTGCTGTGCTCCCAAAGCCATCCAGGCAAGCTATGTTTCTGGTGGCCAAGGAATAGGAAGTATAATGAGGGTGCAGggcttggggagggagggaaatggcTCTCCTCTCCTTCAGGGAGGGCACATGGCTTTCACTTTCATTCTATAGTACgatatttattaaaagtttaCTGTAGGCCAAACATACTGCTGGATGCTGGAGACACAAATAGTAAGCTATCACACTGCTATGTTCAGAGTCCTTTGTGGAACATGCCTCAATGGGCCAGATGAGAGGcaaactttcatatatatatatatatatatatatatatttttttttttttttgagatggagtctcactctgtcaccaggctggagtgcagtggcgccatctcagcttactgcaacctccgcctcccgggttcaagcgattctcctgcctcagcctcccgagtagctgggattacaggagtgcaacaccatgctcggctaatttttgtatttttagtggagatgagatttcaccatgttggccaggatggtctcgatctcttgatctcatgatctgcctgcctcggcctcccaaagtgctgggattacaggcatgagccaccacacctggccaactttttttttttttttttaacactttgaaAGATATAAAGTGTATCTTATAATGCTCATTTCCCCAGAAAACTGAGGGGGAAATGGTACTTCACTCAGCTTATTGGTTTCCTAATGTAATAGAATAATATGTTACATACAGAGAAATTGCTTATCCATTATACTGTATCATAGTCCCTCTTCCAGATGTAATGCTAGATTTGAATCAAGGCAAAAGATTAAGATAAGCAAAGAAACCTCAACTCTCTTCTTATAGCCAGAATTAGACTTGATTTGATACCTTTTCAAGAATGCAACAGATTCAATGAGGAAGTTCTCATTACAACATTGATTGGTATAGTAATTGAGGTTTTGGGCTTAATTTCTCAGTGacagtttccttatctggaaaatggggttGATAACAGCCTCTACCTCATAGGGTCGTTGATGATTAAATGATATAAAGCAGGTGAAAGACTTACATAATATTTAGCAGCACATAGTACGCGCTCagtaattcattaatttaacatATGTTTAACAAGCACCTAATAGGTCAGGCTGAAGATACGttacagtgaacaaaacagacaaaaatccctaccCTCATGATGTTCATATGTCAATGAGGAGggacaaataataaataaggcaGTAAAAATATTATATCCAATTGCATTAAgtgaaatagagaaaattaaattgtTGTTGGGGATAGGAAGAGGAGGTTGGCATTGTAAAAAGGTGGCAAGGGAAGGCCATGtctgaaggagaggagggagcaaGCCATGAGGCTATATTTGGGGGAAAGAGCGTTCCAGAGAGAGGAAAGtgccaaagcaaaaacaaagagaCCTGTGTGGTGGGTAGAGAGAACACAGGTCCACAATCCCTCATTCAaaattctgaaatccaaaatctCTGGAGTCCAGTCATGCATACTCCCTGCCCTCTTTCACCTCCAGATCTGTGTACAGGATCGTCCTTCTCTGTGGAAcagccttccttttccttttctctggttGGGAGTCCCTGGCGGACTCTGCCACAGCATCTGCTGTCCATCCCTTATTGCAGCATCTCTCTCTGTCAGCTACATTATACTCCAGTGCTACTGAGCGCCTGGACCCTAGAGACTCAGGAATTATtactcttctatttattttatttttttattttattttttgagatggagtcccactttgtcgcccaggctggagtgcagtggctcaagtgattctcctgcctcagcctcccgaatagctgggattacaggcacctgccaccacactctgccagtttttgtatttgttttagcagaggcggggtttcaccatgttggccaggctggtcttgaactcctgacctcaaatcatctgcctgcctcggcctcccaaagtgctggaattacaggcatgagccaccgtgcctggcctatgttattattattgcttatcttggcttaaaaaaaaaaaaaaacaaaaataaaacaaaacaaaacaaaaaattatccctGGCGGGATGGGAGCAACGCATTAGGACTCCAGCAACATTTCCCTCAAACAGGGTTCTCACCTCAGCTAAAAGTTGaacatttctataaatttaaagaaaatcttgGCCCCAATAGTGACATCTAAAGAGTGGAGATTAGTCATTTTCTATTCTAAATGGGGAAGTAAACTGAATGAAGATGAGGAATCCtaaaagggaagggggaaaaagagaaagggaatgaATAAGACGAGGGAGGAAAAGTGGCGAGCAGAAGAAGGATGGAAGGGCATAAACCAcgaaagaaaaacataaacaagGTTATGAGCACATCTTACTGCGAGCGTCTGCGAGCAGCAGGGGAGGGACCCTCTGCTGTTAACTGTTTCTCATACTTGTTCATCTAAGAAGTTGTCTTCAGAGAGAATGAGATTTTTGAATACTTAAGGTTTTTCAAGGATACCAAACTCCCCCTCCAAAATAAAAAGGAGTCTAAGGAATGCTTAGAAAATACGTTTTAAACAAACCTTTTTTAAGTGGGAAGCGGCCTCATTGGCTTTCATGTGGAAAGTCGCCTGATATtggcagtgacttttttttttttttttaaagtagcgaCGCAGGAAAGTGTTCGGCTGCTCGCGGCGACGGCCGGATGCTCCAAAGTCAAGATCCTCCGCAGACAGGAAATGCCTCTGCCTGCTCCAAGGTCCCCTCGCCGCAGCCCTCGGTGTTGTCCAGAGAGATTTGTGTACATCCGACTGAAGAGGTTTCCCGCATGCAACTGCGAACCCAAGAGCTGTCTCAAAAGAAGGGAATCACTCGGGGTGTCTAGCTTTTCTGACTGACGCTCGGGGCCCACGGCGTGCCAGGGACGGACGCCTCCTCTCGGGGCAGCCACGCTCCGCTCTAGGAACTGAGGGACGGAGGCTGAGGATGCGGGTGTCCCCCGGGGCCCCAGCCAGCAAGAGAGGGGTAGAGAGTTCCATCTCCCCTGCTGCTACCCATGCTTGTATCCACGACGGGGTGATTGTGGTTTTCCTACAGCCACATGTGAAGGGGTAGCTGCTCTTCGGTAGACCTGGGGTCTCAGATCTTTGGGTGAGTGGGAGGAGTCTCCAAAGTGCTTCTTATTTGGAGTTATCAACACCACCAAAAAATAAGTATCAAGGGACAAAATTAGATTAGACATATACAGAGCCCAACTGGGACTTCCTAAAACCTCTATggactgaaaaataaatgtcagtaCAACCTGATTACTTTGACCACAAAATACTGAACtcctaataatttattttttttcttttttctttttttttttttttgagacggagcctcgctgtgtcgcccaggctggagtgcagtggtgcgttcttggctcactgcaacctctgcctcccaggttcacgccattctcctgcctcagcctcccgagtagctgggactacaggcacccaccaccacattcagctaattttttgtatttttagtagagacagggtttcaccgtgttagccagggtggtcttgatcttctgacctcatgatccgcccggctcggcctcccaaagtgctgggattacaggtgtgagccaccacgcccagtctttttttctttttttgagacagagtctcacgctgtcgcccaggctggaatgcagtggcatgatcttggctcactgcaacctccacctcctgggttcaagcgattctcctgcctcagcctactgagtagctgggattacaggtacatgccaccacgcccagctaattttgtagttttagtagagacaggtttcaccatgttggccaggcttgtcccaaactcctgacctcaggtgacctgcccaccttggcctcccaaagtgcctagCTTGAACTCCCAATCATTTAGAAGCATCCTGGGTGATTGGTATTCACATTCTGTCTCATATTGTAAGTAGTCACATATCTCCAATCACAGATTTAAAGGATCATTGATTATTagatcttgaaaaaaaatcaaaatcaggaGCTTTTGGGTTCATCAGCTTCCACATGCCAATATATCTGGAGTGGGAATTTTAGTAAGTCTCTTCTGTCCCCAGCAAAATGCATTTTCCCCAAGTCCAgataagttttctttctttttctttttttttttttgagacggagtctcgctctgtcgcccaggctggagtgcagtggcgcaatctcggctcactgcaagctccgcctcccgggttcacgccattctcctgcctcagcctctccgagtagctgggactacaggcgcccaccaccacgcccggctaattttttatatttttagtagagacggggtttcaccgtggtctcgatctcctgacctcgtgatccgcccgcctcggcctcccaaagtgctgggattacaagcgtgagccaccgcgcccggcccagataaGTTTTCTTGAATTCCTGTCCTGCCCCCATTAACTAAGATGAATATTCACAGTAATGAaaaccacacgcacacacaaaagcttgtcagaaaagttgaaagagaaAAGGTACTTTCACTATCAGAGATGGTTTCCTCTTTTCCCACAAGATGTCTTATCAGCTTTCACCCTGAGAAAAccataaaaagtaagaaaaagaaatgttatgcAACAGTTCTCTAAATAAAATACTACACAGTAGGCTAGTCATCTCTAAAAGTGATGTTGTTTAAAGAGTCAAAGTACATCATCCAACAAAATCAATATCATATTAAGTTAGAAAGGGTTCTGAATATCAAAGACCAATGAACTgaataacttaaagtataagtaCACGACCCAGGGGATTAATCACACACTGTCATGGTGAAATTAGGGCAATTCTTCCAATCATTAACGTTTTGCTTACAAAAATGtgcttttctgtttgtctttctgcTAAATGATAACCGTTTTCAAGTTGAATCTCCTGataaaaagagttaaaaacaaGACAGGAGTTGTGCTGTAAAGGTCATACGTGCCGCTTCAACATGAAATAGccaaaagacaaacaaatgaaaaatgccCGGATCGTAGGAGGAATTTCTAAATCTTCATTGGCAATTTGCAATGGGGTACTTCAGAAGAGTGAATGCCTACCTGTGTCCTGAGAATACTGCACCTCCTCCAGTTAACATGCTCTTGATTCTTAAGGACATGTTTAGATTCAGAATGGGAGCGACTTGGAGAGAGTTAGGATAAGCTTGAAATTGGAAAGCAGCCTGGTTTCAGGGAATTGTCAACTTTAAAACTAGATTTTACCCCTCAAGTTGTCTAGTGTCAATCAATATATTAGTCTGTATTTCTTTGCTGAATAGTCACGATACAGTTACTCTCAAGAATAAACATTAACTAGGGTTTATCTCCagaagcaaaacacacacacaggtttcAGGATTACTTTAATTCAATATAATGTCCATAAGCCTCCCATTCTCCAAAAATCTGATACGGACAGTCCCATTTTCAGACGAGATGGATTATGACCTTTGAAACCTCGATGTAACCTTTTAGGCAGAGTCTGAAGCCTACAGCCGATGGGAAGGGAAATTCTCCCACTGGGTGGCCACTGTGGGTGCCAAGGCTGAGGAGACATGGTGAGTAGGGAGAACAATAATGACGGCATGAACTGAGTTTGGAATTTGGGAGCTGGAAGGGGTTCATGTGGTTCAACTAGACCATCTTCATTCTACAAATGATTTGAGGCCAAGAACTAAAACACCAACCCAAATCTTCAAACTTCCAAGTCTATCCACACCTCTCTGCTTAAGGACTAGTACTGCTTTTCTCAGAAATCTTAATTCCCCTGCAATTCCAGGGGCCTTCTTAGAATCTAAGGAGGCCGGATGTGACAAGTCCGTTAACAGCAATGACTTTTTCACTGCCTTCATCTGAGTTTCCATATCTGGGGGCGCCACAGCCCTAGGAGCCAGGCCAGGGGTAGGGTCATTCCTTCACAAGTCCTTAGCCAGGAAGTACCCAACTCTACAACTAGAGGCCTCCTCCATGGGGGCCAAGGCTAGAGAGAGATTTCCAGGCCTCTCCCCAACAGATCTCTGTCATGTTTTTCCTGGAATGTCAGAGACCTGATGGCTCAGCTAGGCAAGCAGCTGGCACAGACTAGCAATACCCTGAACAATCAGAAACCTGGGCCCCCACACCCACATAACCTCAGCACCCCATTCTCCCTCCATTTCATGGTGCCCCTTCCTCCACCCTGCGCCCTCTGCTCAGCCATCAAACCTCACTCCCACTGGCCTGGATAAGCCCCTCGTTCCTCTGTTCCCTCTCGCCTTTCCTTCCTCTCAGCCCTCCGCCCCAGCCTCTTGCTGGCCAGAGTTACCCAGGGaagcaggtgggagggaggagtgcCGGTCCCACCTGCTTCTTCCACACCCCGTGCGCTCACATCAGTGGTTCCCCAGGGGTGGTGTCTGGGCCCGCAGCTTTGGCGTCACCTCAGCGCTTGTTGGAAATACAAATTCCCGGTCCCAGCCCAGTCCTAACAGATCAGAACTCCAGGAACAGGGCTGGGCTTCCACAAGCCCTGCAGGAGGTTCTGAAGCTCCGCGGGTTCGAGAACCGCTCTCAGCGAAAACCACCTCCCCGCTCCCCTCGGCCAGGGCCCCCCATCCCCCCACTCGGACTTCCCCACCCCGGGCCCCGCCGCGCAGAGCGGGTTCCCGAGCCCCGGCCGGGCCGAGGGATGACGCGGTGTTGACTCAGCCGGTCAAGGACGGTGAGGGCCAGCCCGTCTGCCGAGGAGAATCGATGGGGTCCAGACGGCCCCGCGCTTCGCGGCGCAGCGGGCCTGGGCCTCGGCTCTTCCCGTTGCCTGGCGTGCCCAGGACTCGAACCTACCCGGCTTGCAATCCGCCGGCAGGAGAAGAGCCCCAAGGCAAACGGCCCGGGAGAGGCCCCAACCCACGTTCCAGGCACCCACCCGCGGTCCTGGGACTCGGAGCGAGAGCCCCAGCAAGATTCAGCCCCAGTCACTTCCTGTCCCCAGAGCCCAGCACTGCGCCGGGCACCCAGGAGGTCAAGAAAAGGtgtgcagattttttaaaatcaaagaattaTACTTGCAACGAGGTCAGTCGTCCCACGGACGGCTTTATTTTATAGTCAagttacttattaaaaaaaaaacattttggcctttttttttttttacagtgaacAATTCTATATACACATTATAAACATTGTTTGATATAAAACAGTATCTACAATCTACTTACATTTAATTAACCTGTGACTTCTAGTTCATCTGCGATTAATTTTAGTCAGGTCAGTTTCTCTGCTTGAATTGGAGGTACTATCCCCTTAACACCTTGGTCAAACAGGTACTAAGTGATAGTGCAAAACAAGCATTTAAGATTCTTATCAACTATTTCTCTGACAAAAAGAACACACATCTCTGAGACAAGAGCTCTGAAATGGTTTTGGATTTAAGACAGCAGTATAAGAATGtcatataaaagtaaagaatgttttccttttaaaatactcCAAGGCTGCCTGAAATGTAGGCACCTCTGGATTTGGGGTACCCCTTTGCCTTTCCATTAAGTGGGAAATAAACAGATTACAGAAAAGTCATTCAAGAAGGTCCTATTAAAACCTTTAAAGCtattaacttaaaaatttaacaaaaagttcaaaattacttttttataaaTAGTGAAAACaacttactgttttttaaaagggGGAAGAATTTAATCACTATAATGTCACTTTATCAAAACAACCTAAGATCAGTACAAAAACTATTTGTTAAGTCAAAATTAAGGTCTCCATGTAGGTTTGTTAATTGAGCAGTGCACCAAATATTTTTAGGTTTCCAGAATACCAGAGAATTGATTCCCTTTCTTATATAGCCTTCCAGTTCTTCTATTTAGATTTTCTGTAGCAAAATATTATACCTAAATCCAGTTTTCTGAACATGCCAATGCCAATGGTCATCATCCAGCATTAAAATAGCCTTTGTCGCCCTCAATGTCCACTTCCTGATCAGAATCCTCTGAAATCTCTGATTCAAGGTCttcctgggaggcaggggagggcgAACATTGAGAGCTATCCAAAGAAGCACCTTTATTTTGTTCACTGGGCAAATCTTGCCTCTGATCACAGGAACTGTCCAAACTTTccagttcttttttattgctttgaGGGTTTTCctgaataaaggaaatgaaaatggagattGGAAGGATCATAAAATATGGATAGGTGAGAGGAATAAATCGAAATGTCTCTTCATCCTATTCCATCGTTTAATTTTTAGTTTACTGAGTGTTTTCAGTTTATAATCTTATTCAGGAAATACATACTTGTGCTTTTTTCTCACTTTGGAAGAAAAATTTCTGTCATATCAAAGATTATACGCTTAAAAGATGTGAACCAGTCATGAACATAAGTGCAGATATACCAATTGAACACGAATTCTGGTTACTTAACACCAGCCCAGACCCATGGTTTCAATATTCTCAAAAGTTTAAGGGGCAAAGAAAATCAGATCACTACAGATACACCTTAActtcattctttaaatatttaaaccttGCCAATTAACAGTctttcagacattttaaaaataagaatgctgACTGGTGAATTAAGAACAAAGTTTCAATTATTAGACTGgatcttttttcattcattttctggagtaaatttataaatatctaCATGTGTAAATGTATAACAAGTTACAAAAtcatggcaaagaaaaaaatgtggatcTGGAAGAATGCTGCCAACTCAGAAGGTAGACAATTAGCTACAATTTACTTAAAATCTGGGGCAAATTTCTGGGAAATATCCCCATATTACATAGAAACCACTATTTTTAAGGTCTCTGGTAAACTAGAGTCAAGCCTTTGACCAAGAACTACTAAGTATATAAGCTAGTGAATTTTTAATCCTATACTTGtctaaaatgcatataaatattacatagaaATATTACAACATCTATTTGTTATATAGTTGCAAGCCTATAGTCTCAACAAATAGATGCACGCCGTCAGAAATTGACAGTGAATCTGCAAATATTTAAATCACATTACAGTAATGAAGTTATGggaactttattttctatttcaaaatattctttgggACACTTTCTTCTTAATGAAAAAGTAAtgatcaataaattttaaaatccactttGCTTTAAATTTCTCCACTCATTGTTTCAAAGTATTTATTATAAACCGTATATACAATGACAAGTGAACAATTCAGCAATTATCAGATAACTTTGGAGAGTATATCCAGATTAGGACATCAAAAATGAATGTTTAGCTTTAAGTCAATAGaccttcttttaaaaactaaattagcCTTTACTTTTTATCACATATTGCGAAACAAGGTCACTGGAAGAAAGACTGTCAGAAAGTTTAAGCTACTTTCCAAACAAGCTTGAATATTTTCTTAcaagttttatatttcattttaagagCTGGCGTtagatagaaaataatttttaaactcccTGACATTTAATTCTTCTAAAAAACAGTGCAAACAAGTCTTAAAggtgtttgtttctttatatttaccCTTGAGTTCTGCCTGGTTTTATTATGGCTgtgtaaataaaagaaacaattttctCCCAAAGATAACTGCTTAAGTCATTTACTGTCAATTACTTTATCTTTCCTGCGTTAATTAGATAAACAACATATgggatttataaaacaattagctgggagTTTTACTAGCCAGTGTGTGAAAACCCAAGCATAATTGATATAGGAACCCCATTAGGTGCTTTTAGCATTACTGCCACCTGAGCAACTCATCCTGAATTTCAGCAGgactatttgtctttttaatcaAGGTGAAGAGGTTAAATAGTCTCTTAAATGACTTTTGCATACAACCCATAACAGCCTTGCACTGAGATAacgtgataaaaatatttatttccatagAAACAGAACCATGTCCATACCTGTTTTAGTCTCCTCCATTTAGCGCGTCGATTCTGAAACCAGGTTTTGACctacaggaaagagagaaagaaaacttgcCCGCGTCGGGACGTGCCAGAGGGCAGGGTGGCTCCTCGCCTCTCTCTCGGTGGCCCGGCGACCCCTACCCCAGAAGCCTTCCCTTCCCCGGAGGCGGCCCCAGGCCCCCCGCGAGCTCACCTGTCTCTCGCTGAGCTGCAGCATCTTGGCCAGACGCTTCCTCTCGGGCGGAGAGAGATATTTCTGAGTCTCGAATTTCTTCTCCAGCTCGATGGTCTGGTCGTTGGAGAATCTCACCTGGCCGCCTTTCCTTTTATGCAGAGGCCTCTGCAAGAAGGGGCTCCAGAGTAGAGGTTTGCCTGCGGGCGGGAAGAGCGGCGCTCACCCACGGCCCTGGAGCGGCCTGGCCAGACCCCAGAGCTGCCGGGCCCCGGGGATGACAAAGGTAGGCCAGGAGGCCACCCAACCAGACACATTCACATACACCCACCGGCACGTGGACCTAACACGTTCCCACCAACACACAAACATACCCAAAGTCACACACTGACACTGCAGATGCACACAGCCttgtacacacacagacagacacacagccGTCACACCTAGAAGTAAATCCAGACATATCTTTAACCCCGAAAAGAATGGGCACTACCGGCTGGGCTTACAATACCACGACCCTCTTTCCCCAGTGGCTCTCGGATTTATACATAACTTTTTGCCCCCTTGGTGAGCTGCACTTTCGAACACCGGGTGTGTGCGTGTTGGGGAGGAGCGGGGCTGCTGCACCGACGAGGCCTGGCTGCGCGGGAAGCGCTCGGGCCCGGACGCCCGCATTAGGCTGCGCGAGGAGCCTCCAATCCTGGCTGGGGGAGCCGCGGCCTCCTCTGATTTCACACCCAGCCCGCGGGGGCGGCCAGTTAAAGCCACCCCATGGGCTATGGCAACATTTCCGTCAATGTGTTTCCTGTTGGTCTAGCTCGAAAAACTCTTTGCTTCCTCCTGCGCGGTCCCAGCAGTAACCCAAGGAAATTCAGGGCGCACTGTGAAAACGTTAGCCCTCAGGCCCGGCCCGGCTGAGGGTCCCGCTCCAGCCCCGACAGGCGACCACAGCCAGGCTCGGGCCGTATCATCAAACCCTCGAGGCTGGAATCAGACAGACAGGATAAcaactcaaaaacataaaaagatgaaCTAAAAATACAATCCCCCTCCCTGTAACGGTGAGAAGGTAAAGGGCTGAGCTAGAGGCCGCGCCGTAATAATGGCGACATTAAAATGCTAATTAAGACGTTAATTGTTTTCAGGGTCCCTCCTGAAGCTTCCAATAACAGAGTTCATTTAAAACTGTAGAGGCGCCCCGTTTCCTTATTTACCCTAGGGCTCCAGACCTCGAAGGCGCCAAGGGTCACCCACAGCGCGGACCACTGGCGGCTTATTTCTTAGGCCGCACACTGAGGGGACAAGCCCCGAAGTTCTGGAATATATGCCCTGTGTGTCCCTGCTTCCCTTCCTAACTGGCGACCAGGTGCTGCTGCTTCCTACTCCCAAAGTAGTGTCGGTCGGCCCGTCCGTCCGTCTGCAGGCCTGCACCTCAACGCTTTGAAAGCTAGCATTGTTTTTTCGAGATTTTGCTTGCGTCAGGCTTCAGACTGGTGCAAAACAGCCTCGAAAAAAATAGGAAGCAACTGGTTATTTTAGCTGCCATAAAGTCACATCCCACACAGAGGAAATGAACAATATCAGAAAAACGGATCCCGGCTATCAGAAGTCGAGTGTTTCCTGAATTTGTCTGTATTGAGGATGTCGATAAAATAATCAGCAGCGTGCACTACTCCGGGGGAAGGGTCTGCTTCATGCAGCCAGGAAAACACTTAACAGCTTCTGAAACCAGATTTACTCCTATCGAGAACTCAAGATTTCCTGTATGAACGGAAAAGGGTCAGGCTCTTTCACTGCACAAGCCTGTTGAACCAGGTCCAGCACCGTAGCCACCCGGGCC contains:
- the HHEX gene encoding hematopoietically-expressed homeobox protein HHEX, with translation MQYPHPGPAAGAVGVPLYAPTPLLQPAHPTPFYIEDILGRGPAAPTPTPTLPSPNSSFTSLVSPYRTPVYEPTPIHPAFSHHSAAALAAAYGPGGFGGPLYPFPRTVNDYTHALLRHDPLGKPLLWSPFLQRPLHKRKGGQVRFSNDQTIELEKKFETQKYLSPPERKRLAKMLQLSERQVKTWFQNRRAKWRRLKQENPQSNKKELESLDSSCDQRQDLPSEQNKGASLDSSQCSPSPASQEDLESEISEDSDQEVDIEGDKGYFNAG